One window of the Fusobacteriaceae bacterium genome contains the following:
- a CDS encoding ATP-binding cassette domain-containing protein, whose product MSEMILSVKDLNLTVKGKRLLENINFSLSKGEYLAIGGICGSGKSVLIKSLLGLITSGLTGEILYHNIRKDEVTYIPQNTLDAREDFIGSAKEVIAIGLLTKLKCACMTDEHWQKVDDVLEKLHLTDVKDKKINKLSQWQQFKVKIARHLICDPKLLFIDCPSSTSNTKLKNELYKILKTLCSEKNITIVHITPEIKGISTFADKLLFLNKGDNSFWFGDSKQYTPEKPVEKEA is encoded by the coding sequence ATGAGTGAAATGATATTAAGCGTAAAAGACCTCAATCTGACGGTGAAGGGAAAACGTCTACTCGAAAATATCAATTTTTCCCTGAGCAAAGGCGAGTATCTGGCCATCGGCGGGATCTGCGGCTCGGGAAAAAGCGTACTGATCAAATCCCTTCTGGGACTCATCACCTCGGGACTCACCGGGGAAATCCTGTATCACAATATCCGAAAGGACGAAGTAACCTATATCCCGCAAAACACGCTGGACGCCAGGGAAGACTTCATCGGCTCGGCCAAGGAAGTCATCGCCATCGGACTTTTGACCAAGCTCAAATGCGCCTGTATGACAGACGAACATTGGCAAAAAGTCGACGATGTGTTGGAAAAGCTCCATCTGACCGATGTAAAGGACAAAAAAATCAACAAGCTCTCCCAGTGGCAGCAGTTTAAAGTCAAGATCGCGCGCCATTTGATCTGCGATCCCAAGCTGCTTTTCATCGACTGCCCCTCTTCAACCTCAAACACGAAGCTGAAAAACGAGCTCTATAAGATTCTCAAGACCCTGTGCAGCGAAAAAAATATCACGATTGTCCACATTACGCCGGAAATCAAAGGAATCTCAACCTTCGCGGACAAGCTCCTCTTTCTGAACAAAGGGGACAATTCCTTCTGGTTCGGCGATTCCAAGCAGTATACGCCGGAAAAGCCCGTCGAAAAAG